The proteins below come from a single Pieris brassicae chromosome 1, ilPieBrab1.1, whole genome shotgun sequence genomic window:
- the LOC123720839 gene encoding uncharacterized protein LOC123720839, whose amino-acid sequence MSNFQRTRSKVWWGDSPPTVSSPVAEPAWSPNNRADQNWEPQLPHWIANQPEQRNNSDDNIARANNAPNQWPLRHGSPGSHKSQDSGFSDSDSSPPVSQYYCSPDNSDRNKSSGSNDSNNNENITVKQAIDFESKDVTDSPNSNSPEAPTPKPRLRSSSVIQTPYDLQKYCEVHHDKEHLELLKDNNNDEISKYPSPKNMNSPLPDDNRNKSSDKIPCPKSTNNISNKENNLNTSAIEKDTKDISVINKNLNVLSPSKKYPPKKFVSSTDSTKISKVAKVKDLETSKNKSDDSLEYIKLAHNNEIAVNNQPRNRTPISNVSYVPTERIIAVKPEYRRSMSNEDESPICTTPKFQRNRLNQSLNFEAQRLDQQILDIHEGYHSLGYIDENDLQEEKKKYPKEQMHKPTKAILAKNILDSLHLKPTKKAGAKAKQRMAAKEKTKDLLRIFPSKKGKTEVAETQAGGILDGSRVPALGLPRTIDQNSWVIVGHPQKEMLIPHYNERLIGTESELQANKDKSSSDESSKFRKVTPPLEFQDKQKTPYETNTKINKSLTHDTKREKLKDEEMNFADLQLDLACTSTPKMLAPQDYMNGAQSGSKNVRRVNLLENFNSSRLVLNNQNEILYRERSIDQTTLERLCDRKPEPVQYWLCDLVGSCENECMTTLQSKPLGAEMKALVSASSATITGNIKKVQTHGQIIVHQYSDVLRQMELKQIGEEQICLLVANINEFVLAHSITLNTKPPGETPERWDKIKMSLQLYLQKLIDIGEDVKIELNESCPEWNLVEKHIDTLIGIFLETTKAVLVQQMKTLVSIIEEPPSDMILKSTLTSIGHLAMLSGNTEGNLHDKCTKIIKSITDLPFVDCGVPRALLTAIIESNKSSVKALSLRALATVCITGEAIKQFEEGGGIEILSDILSDESNPEPQMREAITVLTQITAPWLRGHHDLTQLHVYLNTIVNNITGLLSRTECCQLLLLCTACLVNFVRELELEKEESSNSDIIEVLTRHRTVERLLDAIKRRGPNISVFLQEQTASLLSSLSRVNRMILHLSCIPSASVALVCFVRAAPAHSPRAAEMRAQHRLHCHAAEAISRLTVVSEVAQQIVQLEGVPHLTRLVRMQRTRPHADTNPDQTLIHCLKALRMIYKHQPDAFKDYQKDVDDMIRPHLMESLMLFSAKQESYV is encoded by the exons ATGTCGAATTTTCAACGAACAAGAAGTAAGGTGTGGTGGGGTGATTCACCACCGACCGTCAGCAGTCCTGTGGCTGAACCTGCTTGGAGTCCAAACAATCGAGCGGATCAAAATTGGGAGCCTCAATTGCCGCACTGGATCGCTAACCAACCCGAACAAAGAAACAACAGCGACGATAACATAGCAAGAGCGAACAATGCTCCCAACCAATGGCCGTTACGTCACGGCAGTCCTGGAAGTCACAAAAGCCAAGACTCCGGATTCTCCGATTCGGATAGTTCTCCGCCAGTTTCACAGTATTATTGTTCACCGGATAACTCTGACAGAAATAAGTCATCTGGTAGTAATGATTCGAACAATAACGAAAACATCACTGTTAAACAAGCTATAGATTTTGAGAGTAAAGATGTTACTGACAGTCCAAACTCAAATAGTCCAGAGGCGCCGACACCGAAACCTCGGTTACGAAGTAGCAGTGTAATACAGACTCCATATGATCTCCAAAAATATTGTGAAGTACATCACGATAAGGAGCACTTGGaacttttaaaagataataacaATGACGAAATAAGTAAGTATCCTTCTCCAAAGAATATGAATAGCCCGTTGCCGGATGATAACAGAAATAAAAGTAGCGACAAAATTCCTTGTCCTAAATCTACTAacaatattagtaataaagaaaataatttgaatacaaGTGCAATAGAAAAAGATACCAAagatatatctgtaattaataAGAACTTAAATGTATTAAGCCCATCAAAGAAGTACCCTCCGAAAAAGTTTGTTTCTAGTACGGATAGCACTAAAATCAGCAAAGTAGCAAAAGTAAAGGACTTAGaaacaagtaaaaataaatcagatgATAGCTTGGAATATATCAAATTGGCACACAATAACGAAATAGCTGTTAATAATCAACCAAGAAATAGAACACCCATTTCTAATGTGTCTTATGTACCTACTGAAAGAATTATAGCCGTCAAACCAGAATATAGGCGAAGTATGTCAAATGAGGATGAATCACCAATCTGTACAACACCCAAATTTCAAAGAAACAGATTAAATCAATCATTAAACTTTGAAGCACAGAGGCTAGATCAACAAATATTAGACATTCACGAAGGATATCATTCTTTAGGATACATTGATGAGAATGATTTACAGGAAGAAAAGAAGAAGTATCCAAAAGAACAAATGCATAAACCCACGAAAGCCATACTAGCCAAGAATATATTGGATAGCTTGCATTTAAAGCCAACAAAGAAAGCTGGAGCCAAAGCCAAACAAAGAATGGCAGCCAAAGAAAAGACAAAAGATCTTTTAAGGATATTTCCATCGAAAAAAGGTAAAACTGAAGTAGCAGAAACTCAAGCTGGTGGTATCCTCGATGGAAGTCGGGTACCAGCCCTTGGCCTACCCAGAACAATAGACCAAAACTCATGGGTGATCGTAGGCCACCCACAAAAAGAAATGCTGATACCTCACTACAATGAAAGGCTGATTGGTACTGAAAGTGAATTACAAGCTAACAAAGACAAATCAAGCAGTGACGAAAGTTCTAAATTTAGAAAGGTGACACCACCGCTAGAGTTCCAAGACAAGCAAAAGACACCGTATGAGACAAACACgaaaatcaataaaagtttaaCGCATGATACTAAAcgagaaaaattaaaagatgaAGAGATGAATTTTGCCGATTTACAACTAGACTTAGCTTGTACCTCTACACCAAAAATGTTGGCGCCTCAAGACTATATGAACGGCGCCCAAAGCGGTTCCAAAAATGTGAGACGCGTGAACCTATTAGAAAACTTCAATAGTAGCAG GCTTGTATTGAATAATCAAAACGAGATACTATATAGAGAAAGGAGTATAGACCAGACGACTTTGGAGAGATTATGTGACCGGAAGCCCGAGCCGGTGCAGTATTGGTTATGTGACCTAGTTGGTTCCTGCGAGAACGAGTGTATGACGACGTTGCAAAGCAAGCCGTTAGGCGCAGAAATGAAAGCACTAGTCTCAGCCAGTTCAGCAACAATTACGGGGAACATCAAAAAAGTCCAAACTCACGGTCAGATTATAGTCCACCAGTACAGTGACGTCTtgag GCAAATGGAATTGAAGCAAATCGGCGAAGAACAGATATGTCTATTAGTCGCAAATATCAATGAATTCGTTCTGGCACACAGTATAACCTTAAACACGAAGCCCCCAGGCGAAACGCCAGAGAGATGGGACAAAATCAAAATGTCCTTGCAGCTGTATTTGCAGAAGTTAATAGATATAGGCGAGGACGTGAAGATTGAGTTGAACGAGTCGTGTCCTGAGTGGAACCTGGTCGAAAAACATATAGATACGTTGATCGGTATCTTCTTGGAAACAACAAAGGCGGTTCTTGTTCAGCAGATGAAG ACATTGGTTTCAATAATCGAAGAACCACCATCGGACATGATTTTGAAAAGCACACTTACTTCAATCGGACACTTGGCTATGCTAAGTGGTAATACCGAGGGAAATCTTCACGACAAGTGCACGAAGATCATCAAGAGTATCACCGACCTGCCATTCGTGGACTGTGGGGTGCCCCGGGCGCTTTTAACAGCTATTATTGAGTCAAATAAAAGTTCCGTTAAAGCTCTGTCTTTGAGGGCTCTAGCTACTGTTTGTATTACGGGTGAAGCTATCAAACAGTTTGAAGAG GGCGGTGGTATAGAAATCCTGTCGGATATACTGTCGGATGAATCAAACCCGGAGCCGCAGATGCGCGAGGCGATCACTGTTCTGACTCAAATCACTGCGCCGTGGTTGAGGGGTCACCACGACTTAACACAATTACATGTATATTTGAACACGatcgtaaataatattactg GCCTGCTGTCCCGAACCGAGTGCTGCCAGCTTCTGTTACTATGTACAGCTTGTCTCGTGAACTTCGTCCGCGAACTGGAGTTGGAAAAAGAGGAATCTAGCAACTCTGACATCATAGAAGTGCTGACACGTCACCGTACCGTTGAGCGTCTTCTTGATGCTATAAAACGTCGTGGCCCGAATATTTCTGTATTCTTACAG GAACAAACAGCATCGCTCCTTTCATCACTATCCCGAGTGAACAGAATGATCCTTCACCTGTCGTGTATCCCGTCAGCCAGTGTAGCACTCGTGTGTTTTGTCCGAGCTGCGCCCGCGCACTCTCCAAGGGCTGCAGAGATGCGCGCGCAGCATCGATTGCATTGCCATGCTGCTGAAGCTATATCCAG ACTCACCGTTGTCTCTGAAGTGGCCCAACAAATAGTTCAACTAGAGGGCGTTCCCCATCTCACCCGTTTAGTTAGGATGCAGAGAACACGCCCTCACGCCGACACAAACCCGGACCAGACGTTGATTCATTGTTTAAAAGCTTTAAGAATGATATACAAACATCAACCGGATGCTTTTAAAGACTACCAGAAGGACGTGGATGATATGATTCGGCCACATTTGATGGAATCTCTGATGCTCTTCTCGGCAAAGCAAGAGAGTTATGTTTGA
- the LOC123720848 gene encoding MIT domain-containing protein 1-like has product MNIESAAINILKRGVELDTKKRYTEALVCYQEGLQILVDKIKGEIDETSRSYLRKKVEEYMNRAECIKKLVSKQKEIGQFHEQVHIENDSTGHSYKTLFGRFLDEDVQFVIIEDPYIRSFHQCQNFLRVCELLVKSCDKLKHIELLTSKDNKSNKDQSNWLKNISIDLLKYNVQLIVKFSETLHDRQIILSSGWIVKIGRGLDFYKATENKFCLGMHDLDLRPCHETTVDILHSKNIKQSYG; this is encoded by the exons atgaATATAGAAAGTGcagctattaacattttaaaacgtGGTGTAGAGttagatacaaaaaaaagatatactGAAGCACTAGTTTGTTATCAAGAAGGACTACAAATTCTTGTGGACAAGATAAAAG GTGAAATAGATGAAACCTCTAGAAGTTATTTACGAAAAAAAGTAGAAGAGTATATGAATAGAGCTGAATGTATAAAGAAATTGGTTTCAAAGCAGAAAGAAATTGGCCAGTTTCATGAACAGGTTCATATTGAAAATGATTCTACAGGACATAGCTATAAGACATTATTTGGACGTTTTCTAGATGAGGATGTACAGTTTGTAATTATTGAAGATCCCTACATAAGAAGTTTTCACCAG tgTCAAAATTTTCTTCGTGTATGTGAGTTATTGGTGAAGTCTTGTGATAAACTGAAGCACATAGAACTATTAACATCCAAGGATAATAAGTCAAATAAAGACCAAAGCAACTGGCTGAAGAACATATCCATTGACCTGCTCAAATATAATGTGCAATTGATAGTAAAATTTTCAGAAACACTACATGATAGACAAATTAT CCTTAGTTCTGGATGGATAGTAAAAATAGGCAGAGGTTTAGATTTCTACAAAGCAACTGAGAACAAATTTTGCTTAGGAATGCATGATCTTGATTTAAGACCATGTCATGAGACTACAGTTGACATTTTACACTCAAAGAATATTAAGCAATCATACGGTTGA
- the LOC123714815 gene encoding DNA-directed RNA polymerase III subunit RPC3 isoform X1 — MSHQLGRLVAQILQRYCGEIVEKVGNDLFMYGSKPIAMIVKSTGLPRTQVIESLRTLMKFDLAMFEATGPHVDYRLLPENVLLLIRYPRYLLQMKSKYGTEAELIIEELLQQATCSATLLLVTIANKYKDDKDKNLTIVTLKDTFISLATAAYIQQAPVAEIKEGSEIPNLVQVATIVPDLDTRALMQAMANPVDIKDNIYWKVNYDRFHQDFRDDIMIKAMTRRIDDTAGEVMRLLLQQMYLSSAAWAEESNAIPVTDLRESSRLTDKILLHHHLEHYLKVMEENGAGFIRRAGDAGGGQYCVQAKVAAKLLVEDVLDHVVTERLGSKAARIFRLIRAKKYVEEEDIQKNAMLPNKECKQLTYKLLEEHFISVQPMRKSQQVSGTQKGIYLYHVKLFEAVHVCREMCYASLHNLSRARRQLVSEHGRALDKQRRVRTIVHGMRMRSETEESINDVLETLTPPEVNLLAQVEKQLKQLSTAELELDRNLFILNWYLHYP; from the exons ATGTCTCATCAACTGGGACGCCTTGTTGCACAAATTTTGCAAAGATATTGTGGTGAAATAGTGGAAAAGGTCGGGAATGACCTATTCATGTATGGCAGTAAACCAATTGCGATGATAGTCAAGTCAACGGGTCTTCCGAGAACTCAG GTTATTGAGAGCTTGAGAACACTTATGAAATTTGATTTGGCTATGTTTGAAGCTACAGGACCCCATGTGGATTACAGACTTCTTCCAGAAAACGTTTTACTACTGATTAGATATCCCAg atatCTCCTACAGATGAAAAGCAAATATGGAACAGAAGCAGAACTTATTATAGAAGAATTATTACAACAAGCAACATGTAGTGCTACGCTGCTATTGGTCACCATAGCCAATAAATATAAGGATGATAAG GATAAAAATCTTACAATAGTAACACttaaagatacatttatcAGCTTAGCAACTGCTGCATACATTCAGCAAGCACCAGTGGCAGAAATAAAAGAAGGATCTGAAATTCCTAATTTGGTACAAGTAGCTACAATAGTACCAGACCTAGATACAAGGGCTCTCATGCAGGCCATGGCTAATCCAGTTGACATTAAAGATA aTATATATTGGAAAGTCAACTATGACAGATTTCATCAGGACTTCAGAGATGATATAATGATAAAAGCAATGACAAGGCGTATTGATGATacag CTGGGGAAGTAATGCGTTTATTACTTCAACAAATGTATCTATCGTCAGCTGCCTGGGCAGAGGAGTCTAATGCAATTCCTGTCACGGACTTGAGAGAGAGCTCGAGACTAACTGACAAAATCCTCTTACATCACCATCTTGAGCATTATCTCAAGGTTATGG AAGAGAACGGGGCCGGGTTCATCCGTCGCGCGGGAGACGCGGGGGGAGGACAATACTGTGTTCAGGCAAAGGTGGCAGCCAAATTACTCGTTGAAGATGTTCTTGATCATGTTGTCACCGAGCGATTAGGCTCCAAGGCCGCTAGAATATTTAG attAATAAGAGCAAAAAAGTATGTAGAGGAGGAAGACATACAGAAGAATGCCATGTTGCCAAATAAGGAGTGCAAACAGTtgacatacaaattattagaAGAACATTTCATTAGTGTACAG CCAATGAGAAAATCACAACAAGTGTCCGGAACACAGAAAgggatatatttatatcatgtCAAGTTGTTTGAG GCAGTGCACGTCTGTCGTGAGATGTGTTACGCGTCGCTTCACAACCTGTCACGTGCTCGAAGGCAGCTGGTCTCGGAGCATGGTCGAGCCTTGGACAAGCAAAGGCGCGTACGGACCATTGTGCATGGGATGCGCATGCGCAGCGAGACAGAGGAAAGCATTAATGAT GTGTTGGAAACATTGACTCCTCCAGAAGTAAATCTGTTGGCTCAGGTGGAGAAGCAGCTGAAACAGCTCAGTACGGCTGAACTCGAGCTGGACAGAAAtctatttattcttaattggTATCTCCATTATccttag
- the LOC123714815 gene encoding DNA-directed RNA polymerase III subunit RPC3 isoform X2 has product MKSKYGTEAELIIEELLQQATCSATLLLVTIANKYKDDKDKNLTIVTLKDTFISLATAAYIQQAPVAEIKEGSEIPNLVQVATIVPDLDTRALMQAMANPVDIKDNIYWKVNYDRFHQDFRDDIMIKAMTRRIDDTAGEVMRLLLQQMYLSSAAWAEESNAIPVTDLRESSRLTDKILLHHHLEHYLKVMEENGAGFIRRAGDAGGGQYCVQAKVAAKLLVEDVLDHVVTERLGSKAARIFRLIRAKKYVEEEDIQKNAMLPNKECKQLTYKLLEEHFISVQPMRKSQQVSGTQKGIYLYHVKLFEAVHVCREMCYASLHNLSRARRQLVSEHGRALDKQRRVRTIVHGMRMRSETEESINDVLETLTPPEVNLLAQVEKQLKQLSTAELELDRNLFILNWYLHYP; this is encoded by the exons ATGAAAAGCAAATATGGAACAGAAGCAGAACTTATTATAGAAGAATTATTACAACAAGCAACATGTAGTGCTACGCTGCTATTGGTCACCATAGCCAATAAATATAAGGATGATAAG GATAAAAATCTTACAATAGTAACACttaaagatacatttatcAGCTTAGCAACTGCTGCATACATTCAGCAAGCACCAGTGGCAGAAATAAAAGAAGGATCTGAAATTCCTAATTTGGTACAAGTAGCTACAATAGTACCAGACCTAGATACAAGGGCTCTCATGCAGGCCATGGCTAATCCAGTTGACATTAAAGATA aTATATATTGGAAAGTCAACTATGACAGATTTCATCAGGACTTCAGAGATGATATAATGATAAAAGCAATGACAAGGCGTATTGATGATacag CTGGGGAAGTAATGCGTTTATTACTTCAACAAATGTATCTATCGTCAGCTGCCTGGGCAGAGGAGTCTAATGCAATTCCTGTCACGGACTTGAGAGAGAGCTCGAGACTAACTGACAAAATCCTCTTACATCACCATCTTGAGCATTATCTCAAGGTTATGG AAGAGAACGGGGCCGGGTTCATCCGTCGCGCGGGAGACGCGGGGGGAGGACAATACTGTGTTCAGGCAAAGGTGGCAGCCAAATTACTCGTTGAAGATGTTCTTGATCATGTTGTCACCGAGCGATTAGGCTCCAAGGCCGCTAGAATATTTAG attAATAAGAGCAAAAAAGTATGTAGAGGAGGAAGACATACAGAAGAATGCCATGTTGCCAAATAAGGAGTGCAAACAGTtgacatacaaattattagaAGAACATTTCATTAGTGTACAG CCAATGAGAAAATCACAACAAGTGTCCGGAACACAGAAAgggatatatttatatcatgtCAAGTTGTTTGAG GCAGTGCACGTCTGTCGTGAGATGTGTTACGCGTCGCTTCACAACCTGTCACGTGCTCGAAGGCAGCTGGTCTCGGAGCATGGTCGAGCCTTGGACAAGCAAAGGCGCGTACGGACCATTGTGCATGGGATGCGCATGCGCAGCGAGACAGAGGAAAGCATTAATGAT GTGTTGGAAACATTGACTCCTCCAGAAGTAAATCTGTTGGCTCAGGTGGAGAAGCAGCTGAAACAGCTCAGTACGGCTGAACTCGAGCTGGACAGAAAtctatttattcttaattggTATCTCCATTATccttag